One window from the genome of Pelodictyon luteolum DSM 273 encodes:
- a CDS encoding nucleotidyl transferase AbiEii/AbiGii toxin family protein, producing the protein MIPLDYITEWRSHAPWQQISQVEQDMIICRSLVELYSHPVAAANLVFRGGTALFKLHLSPARYSEDIDLVQKEPGPIGPVMDAIKEKLNPWLGEPRRKQSEGRVTLIWRVDSEEGMPLRLKVEINSRERFSVLGYQQLPFEMTSRWYSGSAAITSYGRDELLGTKLRALYQRKKGRDLYDLWYAAKTMPLNPEAMVSCFLRYMEHEQHTVTRAEFEMNLLEKLDDPRFLGDIGPLLAPLLTSKTEWDAKSAGIYVLEALTPLMPGDAWQKTQEKLAAFKAN; encoded by the coding sequence ATGATCCCTCTTGATTATATCACAGAATGGCGGTCTCATGCTCCTTGGCAGCAGATATCCCAGGTGGAGCAGGATATGATCATATGTCGTTCGCTGGTTGAACTTTACAGTCATCCTGTTGCAGCTGCCAATCTGGTGTTTCGTGGTGGTACGGCCCTCTTCAAGCTTCATCTTTCACCGGCGAGATATTCGGAAGATATCGATCTGGTTCAAAAGGAGCCGGGGCCGATCGGCCCGGTCATGGATGCGATCAAGGAAAAGCTGAATCCCTGGCTTGGAGAACCTAGGCGGAAGCAGTCGGAAGGCCGTGTGACGCTGATATGGCGAGTTGACTCAGAGGAGGGGATGCCTTTGCGATTGAAAGTGGAAATCAATTCCAGGGAGCGCTTTAGCGTACTTGGATATCAGCAGCTGCCATTTGAAATGACATCTCGATGGTATTCAGGCAGCGCTGCCATTACCAGTTACGGCCGGGACGAACTGCTTGGCACGAAGCTGCGGGCACTGTATCAGCGTAAAAAAGGCAGAGATTTGTACGATCTGTGGTATGCAGCGAAGACGATGCCCCTCAACCCGGAGGCCATGGTGTCATGTTTTTTGCGCTACATGGAGCATGAACAGCATACGGTTACCCGTGCAGAATTCGAGATGAACCTATTGGAAAAGCTGGATGATCCGCGTTTTCTCGGGGATATAGGACCGTTATTGGCCCCGTTATTAACCAGTAAGACAGAGTGGGACGCGAAGTCTGCCGGAATCTATGTGCTTGAGGCGCTGACTCCGCTGATGCCCGGTGATGCATGGCAAAAGACGCAGGAGAAGTTGGCAGCCTTTAAGGCGAACTGA
- a CDS encoding DUF3322 domain-containing protein, with protein sequence MSGTKKDWTTPADIREQVQRLWDRGTLLNALVDDRDLFPLRLGHSRPDSREISDRFIEVRDWIARLKAAEGPYRIVSRTLNHRVHGSDSIPYEIWIDSADDALGLIGKRRAAAAFVDMIELTRRYEPALLPWISKRPLRALELATVWPLMLNIVEWLRQHPRPAVYLRQIDIAGVHTKFIERHRGVLSELFDLALPKSSIDEHATGTTNFCRRYGFRDKALRVRFRILDSAYSILPYCTDQEITLTHTDFARLHLPVETVFVTENEINFLVLPPIPRAMVIFGAGYGFSNLAVVSWLQDKKLYYWGDIDTHGFAILNQFRQYFPTATSFLMDRETLLAHRQYWQREPCPETTALQRLTDPEQSLFNDLRQNNLGEHIRLEQEKIGYSMLLDALRKNPALSASS encoded by the coding sequence ATGAGCGGAACAAAAAAGGACTGGACCACCCCTGCCGACATCCGGGAACAGGTGCAGAGGCTCTGGGACAGGGGGACACTGCTCAACGCCCTGGTGGATGACCGGGACCTCTTCCCCCTGCGACTCGGCCACAGCAGGCCGGACTCACGAGAGATCAGCGACCGGTTTATCGAGGTACGCGACTGGATCGCCCGGCTCAAAGCAGCTGAAGGGCCCTACCGCATCGTCTCGCGCACCCTCAACCACCGGGTGCACGGCAGCGACAGCATTCCATACGAGATATGGATCGATTCGGCGGACGACGCCCTCGGCCTCATCGGCAAACGTCGCGCCGCTGCCGCATTTGTCGATATGATCGAGTTGACCCGGCGATATGAGCCCGCTCTGCTCCCCTGGATCTCGAAACGACCCCTTCGCGCTCTGGAACTTGCCACGGTCTGGCCCCTCATGCTCAACATCGTCGAATGGCTGCGCCAGCATCCCCGGCCCGCCGTCTACCTCAGGCAAATCGATATTGCCGGCGTGCACACCAAATTCATCGAACGCCACCGCGGCGTGCTCTCGGAACTCTTCGACCTCGCCCTGCCGAAGAGTTCAATCGACGAACATGCCACCGGCACCACAAACTTCTGCCGGCGCTACGGGTTCCGGGACAAAGCGCTCCGGGTGCGGTTCCGAATCCTTGATTCCGCTTACTCCATTCTGCCATACTGCACCGATCAGGAAATCACCCTTACCCATACCGACTTCGCCCGGCTCCACCTCCCGGTTGAAACCGTCTTCGTCACCGAAAACGAAATCAACTTCCTCGTCCTTCCGCCCATCCCGCGGGCAATGGTCATCTTCGGAGCAGGCTACGGCTTCAGCAACCTCGCCGTCGTCAGCTGGCTGCAGGATAAAAAGCTTTACTACTGGGGTGACATCGACACCCATGGTTTCGCCATTCTAAACCAGTTCCGCCAATACTTCCCCACCGCCACATCATTCCTCATGGACAGGGAAACCCTCCTCGCCCATCGCCAATACTGGCAGAGAGAACCCTGCCCGGAAACCACCGCCCTCCAACGGCTTACCGACCCGGAGCAATCCCTTTTCAACGATCTGCGGCAGAATAATCTGGGTGAGCACATACGGCTCGAACAGGAAAAGATCGGATATTCCATGCTCCTTGATGCGCTGAGAAAGAACCCGGCCTTATCTGCATCATCATAA
- a CDS encoding ATP-binding protein, giving the protein MAEALELGFISDDRLAGFRLQRIEVFNWGTFDSRVWTLRLDGLNGLLTGDIGSGKSTLVDALTTLLVPSQRIIYNKAAGADIRERSLRSYVLGFYKSERQESLGGGAKPVALRDSSAYSVVLGVFRNEGYDKTVTLAQVFWMKDPSGPPARIYAAAERDLSIAIDFSGFGPEITALRKRLKAGGVELFDSFPKYGSWFRRRFGIDNDQALELFHQTVSLKSVGNLTDFVRTHMLEPFDVEPRIAALINHFEDLKRAHEAVLKAKQQISMLDPLVEDCNRHRELSASNEELRGCRETLRPWFATLKLDLLHHRLTSLEEELVRHESSLRRLEAERLEQQERDRSLRLTIRESGGDRIESIASDIRMKQGELEHKKLKATRYAELLKPLGETPASSLEEFLHKRTLQVTMRENAAGQEARIQNELNELGVTLTREEQEYRELMAEIESLKARTNNIDDRQIAMRRDLCRALGIDENEMPFAGELLQVRQEENGWEGAIERLLRNFALSLLVPDRYYASVAEWVDCTHLKGRLVYFRVRTPSRSETMPPGPATLPHKLMIKADSPHFEWLEGEINRRFDVVCCDSQEMFRREKKAITMAGQVKMAGERHEKDDRHRLDDRSRFVLGWSNAAKITVLEENARQKNDCLGELNSRMKALRQEQTALKERLAILSRLDEYSDFHELDWQPVAVAIARLEAEKRELESTSDILRTLTLQLQEVEQELRETERQLNERKSRHAKTEQKISDAKELAEQAGQCLNEAVPESAERFPRLESLRLEMTENRAITIESCDNCERDMRDWLQSKIDAEDNKIRRLNDKIIRLMTEYNEKWKLETREVDVNIASADEYRSMLGNLRADDLPRFEVRFKDLLNENTIREVANFQSQLARERETIKERIGRINESLTKIDYNPGRYILLEAEMNLDADIREFQTELRSCTEGALTGSDSEYSEAKFLQVRRIIDRFRGRDEYSELDRRWREKVTDVRNWFVFAASERWREDDSEHEHYADSGGKSGGQKEKLAYTVLAASLAYQFGLEWGEVRSRSFRFVVIDEAFGRGSDESAHYGLKLFAQLNLQLLIVTPLQKIHIIEPFVSSVGFVQNKDGRNSELRNLSIEEYRTEKQKMAQ; this is encoded by the coding sequence ATGGCTGAAGCACTTGAACTGGGATTCATCTCAGACGACCGACTCGCAGGTTTCCGCCTCCAGCGGATCGAGGTGTTCAACTGGGGTACCTTCGACAGCCGCGTCTGGACGCTCCGGCTCGATGGACTGAACGGGCTCCTCACCGGAGACATCGGCTCAGGCAAATCGACCCTGGTCGACGCCCTCACCACGCTGCTCGTCCCGAGCCAGCGCATTATCTACAACAAAGCTGCCGGTGCCGATATCCGGGAGCGCTCACTCCGGTCGTATGTGCTCGGCTTCTACAAATCGGAGCGACAGGAGTCACTTGGCGGTGGCGCCAAACCAGTCGCCCTTCGCGACAGCAGCGCCTACTCGGTGGTGCTCGGCGTCTTCCGGAACGAAGGCTATGACAAGACCGTGACCCTTGCCCAGGTATTCTGGATGAAGGATCCCTCCGGCCCGCCCGCGCGCATCTATGCGGCAGCCGAACGCGACCTCTCCATCGCAATCGACTTTTCCGGCTTCGGCCCGGAGATCACCGCCCTGCGCAAGAGACTGAAAGCGGGAGGCGTCGAGCTGTTCGACAGCTTCCCGAAATACGGATCCTGGTTCCGCCGCCGTTTCGGCATCGACAACGACCAGGCGCTGGAGCTGTTCCATCAGACCGTCTCGCTCAAATCGGTTGGAAACCTAACCGACTTCGTGCGCACCCACATGCTCGAACCCTTCGACGTCGAGCCCCGCATCGCAGCCCTCATCAACCACTTCGAAGACCTCAAGCGCGCACACGAAGCCGTGCTCAAGGCTAAACAGCAGATCTCGATGCTCGATCCGCTCGTTGAGGACTGCAACCGGCACAGGGAGCTCTCCGCCTCCAACGAAGAGTTGCGCGGCTGCCGTGAAACCCTGCGCCCCTGGTTCGCGACCCTCAAGCTCGACCTGCTCCACCACCGCCTCACCTCGCTCGAAGAAGAACTCGTTCGCCATGAGAGCTCCCTCAGGCGCCTCGAAGCAGAGCGACTCGAACAACAGGAGCGGGATCGCAGTCTCCGGCTCACCATCAGAGAGAGCGGGGGCGACCGAATCGAGAGCATCGCCTCCGACATCCGCATGAAGCAGGGCGAACTCGAACATAAAAAGCTCAAAGCCACCCGCTATGCTGAGCTGCTCAAGCCGCTCGGCGAAACACCCGCCAGCAGCCTCGAGGAGTTCCTCCATAAGCGCACCCTGCAGGTAACCATGCGCGAAAACGCAGCCGGACAGGAAGCAAGGATACAGAACGAGCTGAACGAGCTGGGAGTCACCCTCACCCGCGAAGAACAGGAATACCGGGAGCTGATGGCTGAAATCGAGAGCCTGAAGGCTCGCACAAACAATATCGACGACAGGCAGATTGCAATGCGACGCGACCTCTGCCGGGCGCTGGGCATCGACGAAAATGAGATGCCATTTGCGGGAGAACTTCTTCAGGTGCGCCAGGAGGAGAACGGATGGGAAGGGGCCATCGAACGCCTGCTGCGCAACTTCGCACTCTCGCTGCTCGTTCCCGACCGCTACTACGCATCCGTCGCCGAATGGGTTGATTGCACCCACCTCAAGGGTCGTCTCGTCTACTTCCGGGTGCGCACACCGTCCCGCAGCGAAACAATGCCCCCCGGCCCCGCCACCCTGCCGCATAAACTCATGATTAAGGCAGACTCCCCCCACTTTGAATGGCTCGAAGGGGAGATAAACCGCCGTTTCGACGTGGTCTGCTGCGACAGTCAAGAGATGTTCCGACGTGAGAAAAAGGCGATTACGATGGCCGGACAGGTCAAGATGGCGGGTGAACGCCACGAAAAAGATGACCGCCACCGCCTCGACGACCGCAGCCGATTTGTACTCGGCTGGAGCAACGCCGCCAAGATCACCGTGCTCGAAGAGAATGCCCGTCAAAAAAACGACTGCCTTGGCGAGCTGAACAGCCGGATGAAAGCACTCCGGCAGGAGCAGACCGCCCTGAAGGAACGCCTGGCCATCCTCTCGCGCCTCGACGAGTATTCCGACTTTCATGAACTCGACTGGCAGCCGGTGGCGGTCGCCATCGCCCGGCTCGAAGCCGAAAAGCGGGAACTGGAGAGCACGTCCGACATCCTCCGAACCCTCACCCTGCAGCTCCAGGAGGTTGAGCAGGAACTCCGTGAGACCGAGCGCCAACTCAACGAGCGCAAAAGCAGGCACGCAAAAACCGAGCAGAAAATCAGCGATGCGAAGGAACTCGCAGAACAGGCCGGGCAATGCCTGAACGAAGCTGTTCCGGAATCTGCGGAACGCTTCCCCCGCCTTGAATCGCTGCGGCTGGAGATGACGGAAAACCGTGCCATCACCATCGAATCGTGCGATAACTGCGAACGCGACATGCGCGACTGGCTGCAGTCGAAAATCGATGCTGAAGACAACAAAATCAGGCGCCTGAACGACAAGATAATCCGCCTGATGACCGAGTATAACGAGAAATGGAAACTTGAGACCCGTGAGGTCGATGTCAACATAGCCTCGGCCGATGAGTACCGCTCAATGCTCGGCAATCTCCGTGCTGACGATTTGCCGCGCTTTGAAGTGCGCTTCAAGGATCTGCTCAACGAGAACACCATCCGCGAAGTGGCCAACTTCCAGTCCCAGCTTGCACGTGAACGAGAAACCATCAAGGAACGCATCGGACGCATCAATGAATCGCTCACAAAAATCGACTACAATCCCGGCCGCTACATCCTCCTCGAAGCGGAGATGAACCTGGATGCCGACATCCGCGAGTTCCAGACAGAGCTGCGGAGCTGCACCGAAGGAGCTCTCACCGGCTCGGACAGCGAATACTCCGAAGCCAAGTTTCTCCAGGTTCGCCGGATCATCGACCGTTTCCGTGGACGCGATGAGTACAGCGAACTTGACCGCCGCTGGAGGGAAAAAGTGACCGACGTCCGTAACTGGTTTGTGTTTGCAGCAAGCGAACGATGGAGGGAGGATGATAGCGAACATGAGCACTATGCCGACTCGGGCGGTAAATCGGGCGGACAGAAGGAGAAACTTGCCTATACGGTGCTTGCAGCCAGCCTCGCCTATCAGTTCGGTCTCGAATGGGGAGAGGTGCGATCCCGTTCCTTCCGCTTCGTGGTCATCGACGAAGCCTTCGGACGCGGGTCTGACGAATCTGCCCATTACGGGCTGAAACTCTTCGCCCAGCTCAACCTGCAGTTGCTCATCGTCACCCCGCTGCAGAAAATCCACATCATTGAACCCTTCGTCTCCAGCGTCGGGTTTGTGCAGAACAAGGATGGCCGGAACTCCGAGCTGCGAAACCTCAGCATCGAAGAGTATCGTACAGAAAAGCAGAAGATGGCCCAATGA
- a CDS encoding DUF4194 domain-containing protein, translating to MTTPIDAQTPRPATAPEELSPLVVTLLKGVLYEEENTALWNALLNMQAGVRDYISVLGLELILDEAEGYAFLRSRAAGEEESQDSMPRLVARRQLSYPVSLLLALLRKKLAESDAGGGDTRLILSREEVVELIRIFLPAGSNEVKLIDQVDASLNKIAELGFIRRLRNDKQTIEVRRIIKAFVDAQWLADFDRRLDEYRQLSGKSTEETDG from the coding sequence ATGACAACTCCCATAGACGCCCAAACCCCGCGGCCGGCAACAGCGCCCGAGGAGCTTTCGCCCCTGGTGGTCACCCTGCTCAAAGGAGTCCTCTACGAGGAGGAGAACACTGCACTCTGGAACGCGCTGCTGAACATGCAGGCAGGCGTACGCGATTACATTTCGGTGCTCGGCCTCGAACTGATACTCGACGAAGCAGAGGGCTATGCCTTCCTGAGGTCCCGCGCGGCGGGTGAAGAGGAGAGTCAGGACTCCATGCCGCGCCTGGTGGCCCGGCGACAGCTCTCCTACCCGGTCAGCCTCCTGCTCGCGCTCCTGCGCAAGAAACTCGCCGAATCCGATGCTGGCGGTGGGGACACCCGCCTGATCCTCTCACGCGAGGAGGTGGTCGAGCTGATCCGTATCTTCCTCCCGGCAGGGAGCAATGAGGTGAAGCTTATCGACCAGGTTGATGCATCCCTGAACAAGATCGCCGAGCTTGGGTTCATCCGGCGCCTGCGAAACGACAAACAGACGATTGAGGTACGGCGCATCATCAAAGCCTTTGTCGATGCACAGTGGCTGGCCGATTTCGACCGCCGACTCGACGAGTACCGCCAACTCAGCGGAAAATCTACGGAGGAAACGGATGGCTGA
- a CDS encoding DUF3375 domain-containing protein, which translates to MALDYTTLDLLRQNHPAWRLLRAQHAPLVSSFLHRAFIAPNVRTLSEADLVEQLEDELFALRRQLGDTAYPGSAQSYLNDWAENDKGWLRKFYPVGEDEPHYDVTPATEKALAWLESLSERAFVGTESRLLTLFELLRQMSTGSQADPELRIAELNRRREEIDGEIARIHAGDISLLDDTALKDRFQQFLQLARELLTDFREVEQNFRTLDRRVRERIALWEGSKGALLEEIMGQRDAIADSDQGKSFRAFWGFLMSQSRQEELSVLLDEVLNLPPVVEMHPEPRLKRVHYDWLEAGEHTQRTVARLSGQLRKFLDDKAWLENRRIMDILHDIESSALGLNGQMPEGSFMPIADASASIELPFERPLYRPPFKPVIEGIALEAGDAEIDTAALYAQVIIDRAELTGNIRKALQEQKQIGLGELIALHPLQHGLAELVTYLQIAGEWPRTAVDDEVEERIEWEGENGFMRRATLPRIIFVRND; encoded by the coding sequence ATGGCTCTCGACTATACCACCCTCGATCTGCTCCGCCAGAACCATCCGGCCTGGCGCCTGTTGCGGGCGCAGCATGCGCCTTTGGTATCATCGTTCCTGCACCGGGCATTCATTGCGCCCAATGTGCGCACCCTCTCAGAGGCCGACCTTGTCGAACAGCTTGAGGACGAACTCTTCGCGCTTCGCCGTCAGCTTGGAGACACAGCGTATCCCGGCTCTGCACAGAGCTATCTGAACGATTGGGCGGAGAATGACAAGGGGTGGTTGAGAAAGTTCTATCCAGTCGGAGAGGACGAACCTCATTACGATGTGACCCCTGCCACCGAAAAGGCTCTGGCCTGGCTGGAAAGCCTTTCCGAACGCGCCTTCGTCGGCACCGAATCCCGCCTCCTGACCCTCTTCGAGCTGTTGCGTCAGATGAGCACCGGCAGCCAGGCCGATCCGGAGCTGCGAATCGCCGAGCTGAACCGGCGCCGCGAAGAGATCGATGGGGAGATTGCCCGCATCCATGCCGGAGACATCTCCCTGCTTGATGACACGGCGCTCAAGGATCGCTTCCAGCAGTTCCTGCAGCTGGCACGCGAGCTGCTGACCGACTTCCGCGAGGTGGAGCAGAATTTCCGTACGCTCGACCGGCGTGTGCGGGAGCGCATCGCTCTCTGGGAAGGAAGCAAGGGAGCTCTGCTTGAAGAGATCATGGGACAGCGCGATGCCATTGCCGACTCTGACCAGGGCAAAAGCTTCCGGGCCTTCTGGGGGTTCCTGATGTCGCAGTCACGTCAGGAAGAACTGAGCGTCCTGCTTGACGAGGTGCTGAACCTTCCGCCAGTAGTGGAGATGCATCCCGAACCCCGCCTGAAGCGGGTGCACTACGACTGGCTCGAAGCGGGCGAGCACACCCAGCGCACTGTAGCCCGCCTCTCCGGACAGTTGCGCAAGTTCCTCGATGACAAGGCTTGGCTCGAAAACCGCCGTATAATGGATATCCTGCACGACATCGAAAGCAGTGCTCTCGGCCTCAATGGACAGATGCCCGAAGGAAGCTTCATGCCCATTGCCGATGCCTCAGCCTCGATCGAACTGCCGTTTGAACGACCGCTGTACCGCCCGCCCTTCAAACCGGTAATCGAAGGCATTGCGCTTGAGGCGGGAGATGCTGAAATCGACACTGCCGCCCTCTACGCACAGGTAATCATCGACCGCGCAGAACTGACGGGCAACATCCGCAAGGCGCTTCAGGAACAAAAGCAGATCGGCCTCGGCGAGCTGATCGCCCTCCATCCCCTTCAACACGGGCTGGCCGAGCTGGTCACCTACCTCCAGATCGCCGGAGAGTGGCCCCGTACGGCAGTAGACGATGAGGTTGAAGAGCGGATTGAATGGGAAGGTGAAAACGGTTTTATGCGACGGGCAACACTACCAAGAATCATCTTTGTACGCAACGACTAA
- a CDS encoding class I fructose-bisphosphate aldolase, which yields MDSETLKETARALAAGDKGILAMDESVPTCNRRFAILGIEETEEKRRQWRELIATSPGIGDFISGAILFEETIRQKTAAGQPIVEVLREAGIIPGIKVDERAKAMALHPGEKITEGLDGLRERLEKYREAGARFAKWRAVITIAEGIPTRGCIEANAHALARYAALAQEAGLVPVVEPEVLMEGTHTMDQCEEVTEVVLREVFSSLVHQRVLLEGTVLKTSMVLPALGCPIQNTIMEEADATLRCMLRTVPAAVPVIAFLSGGQPGQLASARLSAINERYRQTAPWALSFSFARAIQQTAMAQWNGEDAQREAAQTTLLHRSRSNAMARRGEYIE from the coding sequence ATGGACAGCGAAACACTCAAGGAAACCGCCCGGGCACTTGCCGCCGGCGACAAAGGCATTCTGGCGATGGATGAAAGCGTGCCGACCTGCAACCGGCGTTTCGCCATACTGGGCATTGAGGAGACTGAGGAAAAACGGCGGCAGTGGCGGGAACTGATCGCCACGAGCCCCGGCATAGGCGACTTCATTTCGGGCGCAATCCTTTTTGAGGAAACCATCCGGCAAAAGACTGCAGCAGGACAGCCTATCGTCGAAGTGCTCCGGGAGGCAGGCATTATCCCCGGCATCAAGGTGGACGAAAGAGCAAAAGCCATGGCGCTGCATCCGGGAGAAAAAATCACCGAAGGCCTTGACGGACTGCGCGAACGGCTTGAAAAGTACCGCGAAGCGGGCGCACGGTTCGCCAAATGGCGTGCGGTCATCACCATCGCAGAGGGCATCCCCACCCGTGGGTGCATCGAAGCCAACGCGCACGCTCTGGCACGATATGCCGCGCTGGCGCAGGAGGCGGGGCTGGTCCCCGTAGTAGAGCCGGAAGTCCTGATGGAGGGGACGCATACGATGGATCAATGCGAAGAGGTGACTGAAGTGGTGCTCCGGGAGGTATTCAGCAGTCTTGTCCACCAGAGGGTGCTGCTTGAGGGAACGGTACTGAAAACCAGCATGGTGCTTCCCGCCCTCGGCTGCCCCATACAGAATACCATCATGGAGGAGGCTGACGCCACCCTGCGCTGCATGCTGCGCACCGTACCCGCAGCCGTTCCCGTCATCGCCTTCCTCTCCGGAGGCCAGCCTGGCCAGCTGGCCTCAGCCCGCCTCAGCGCAATCAACGAACGCTATCGCCAGACCGCGCCCTGGGCGCTCTCCTTCTCCTTCGCCCGCGCCATCCAGCAGACAGCCATGGCACAGTGGAACGGGGAGGACGCCCAGAGGGAGGCCGCACAGACAACCCTCCTGCACCGCTCCCGCAGCAACGCCATGGCCCGTCGGGGAGAATATATCGAGTAA
- the dsbD gene encoding protein-disulfide reductase DsbD: protein MKKGRERSGMFRAWSLVLLLALSGIVPAAWSALHAAGPADPSSAFRLRGELLRNGSVSLRWEIAEGYKLYGDQVRLEVDSGSVSMTPPVLPEGEQALDPLTGEAAAVYHDSLRLTVPFTATGSPFVLRVWHQGCADEGICYPPAATLFRIDPEKPGPLRAEAGSAGFGVLPASPSASFEPPSDTAPSPVMATLMEGSLWKIGAVFFVFGLLLSLTPCILPMLPILSSIIAGEASPSRSRGLLLALVYSAGMAVVYTGMGVAAGLAGEGLAGFLQQPPVLLGFAFLLILLSLSMFDLYQLQIPASLQKRLNSASVTLKGGRFPGVFLMGAISALVIGPCVAAPLAGTLIFISQTGDLLLGGMALFSMAAGMSVPLLLLGLSAGFLLPRAGGWMVAVKYLFGILLIAVAINMASPVLPPPAVMTAWAMLLVLAAYFLGVFQRSGGNASSLNLAGRATGFLCLLLAAVMVFGAATGARSPGDLLRVLGGTAVDGRQPALQFLMISSDAELDRELRDADRPVMLDFSADWCVSCRELEHITFRDPEVAAALGRMRLLRVDVTRHTPEDRRLMKRFGVFGPPALVFFDSKGRELSGLRVDGFIAPKDLLELIRRP, encoded by the coding sequence ATGAAGAAAGGACGAGAACGCAGCGGAATGTTCCGGGCATGGTCATTGGTTCTGCTGCTTGCATTGAGCGGTATCGTACCGGCGGCCTGGAGCGCACTCCATGCAGCGGGTCCCGCCGATCCCTCAAGCGCGTTCCGGCTTCGGGGGGAACTGCTTCGAAATGGCTCAGTCAGTCTCCGGTGGGAGATTGCTGAAGGCTACAAGCTATACGGTGACCAGGTGCGTCTGGAGGTTGACAGCGGATCAGTCTCAATGACCCCTCCGGTACTGCCTGAGGGAGAGCAGGCTCTGGATCCCCTTACCGGTGAGGCCGCAGCCGTGTATCACGACTCCCTCCGACTCACGGTGCCCTTTACCGCTACGGGAAGCCCGTTCGTTCTCAGGGTATGGCATCAGGGCTGCGCCGATGAGGGGATCTGTTACCCTCCGGCTGCGACCCTGTTCCGCATTGATCCCGAAAAGCCGGGTCCACTTCGCGCAGAGGCCGGCAGTGCGGGGTTCGGGGTACTTCCCGCGTCCCCGTCCGCATCTTTCGAGCCGCCTTCCGACACTGCGCCCTCACCCGTCATGGCAACCCTCATGGAAGGGTCGCTGTGGAAGATCGGCGCGGTGTTTTTCGTCTTCGGCCTCCTGCTCTCCTTAACGCCCTGCATCCTGCCGATGCTGCCGATCCTCTCCTCCATCATCGCCGGTGAGGCGTCTCCTTCGCGCTCGCGGGGTCTTCTGCTCGCTCTCGTCTACAGTGCCGGTATGGCTGTGGTCTATACGGGTATGGGCGTCGCTGCCGGTCTTGCCGGCGAAGGGCTTGCCGGGTTCCTGCAGCAGCCGCCGGTGCTGCTGGGTTTTGCGTTCCTGCTCATCCTGCTTTCGCTTTCCATGTTCGACCTCTACCAGCTCCAGATACCGGCTTCCCTCCAGAAACGGCTTAACAGTGCGTCGGTTACATTGAAAGGGGGGCGGTTTCCGGGAGTGTTCCTGATGGGTGCGATCTCGGCGCTCGTGATCGGTCCATGCGTCGCCGCACCGCTTGCCGGGACTCTGATCTTCATCAGCCAGACGGGAGACCTGCTCCTCGGCGGCATGGCGCTTTTTTCGATGGCAGCGGGCATGAGTGTCCCTCTCCTCCTGCTCGGTCTTTCGGCAGGGTTCCTTCTTCCGCGGGCCGGCGGGTGGATGGTCGCCGTCAAATACCTGTTCGGCATCCTTCTCATCGCCGTAGCCATCAACATGGCCTCTCCCGTTCTTCCTCCGCCGGCAGTCATGACAGCCTGGGCCATGCTTCTGGTACTTGCAGCCTATTTCCTTGGCGTTTTCCAGCGCTCCGGGGGAAATGCTTCTTCACTGAACCTTGCTGGAAGGGCAACCGGGTTCTTATGCCTGCTTCTTGCCGCAGTCATGGTGTTCGGGGCCGCGACAGGCGCAAGGAGCCCGGGCGATCTCTTGAGGGTGCTTGGCGGTACTGCTGTTGATGGCCGCCAGCCGGCGCTGCAGTTCCTGATGATCAGCTCCGATGCTGAACTCGATCGTGAACTCCGTGATGCCGACCGTCCCGTGATGCTTGACTTCTCGGCTGACTGGTGCGTCTCATGCAGGGAGCTTGAGCATATCACCTTCCGCGATCCGGAGGTGGCAGCTGCACTCGGCCGGATGAGGCTTCTCAGGGTCGACGTGACCAGGCACACGCCTGAAGACCGTCGGCTCATGAAGCGGTTCGGGGTGTTCGGGCCGCCGGCACTGGTGTTTTTCGATTCGAAGGGCAGGGAGCTGTCGGGCCTGCGGGTGGATGGGTTCATCGCTCCGAAGGACCTCCTGGAGCTGATCCGGAGGCCCTGA